In Gossypium arboreum isolate Shixiya-1 chromosome 5, ASM2569848v2, whole genome shotgun sequence, a single genomic region encodes these proteins:
- the LOC108487679 gene encoding peroxisome biogenesis protein 5, with protein MSMRELVTGGAACAVPGSSSSSSNPLGAFANALIGSSSKTQGVLKEIPNAAAASPHAQFYPHADDPVAALPGSELDRPFLQSNPQGSEFIRGFRTADANGLADAWEEIQRQPHFDRVYEGATPAPPIQPSLDGPPQRVLSSFLHSFVDSSRSGIPLHPTPLPLLGLSQGDKQCIRDRSSIMARHIFADKSEEFINAQVNALLSSLEIENDIHARGPMPGRFRELEDYWNESQGVLKPGAHAADGWVTEFSQNRPHHGDLEAWAHSFEQKHGAGGWASEFEQEQAQLTSVDQMRGGNIESLAAIQQTRMLAHTLSQNSDPKFQNSKFLQFVSKMSRGELIIDDNQVKPASENWATEYQQQYNGGASWADEFVHDEVFRGPDHWANEFGAERLQQESVDDQWVNEFSKLHVDDWAEEFGRQVGEGALGDSSSDNWANSYDEFLNEQLAAKQRSDASRGVYVFSDMNPYVGHQNPLKEGQELFRKGLLSEAVLALEAEVMKNPENAEGWRLLGITHAENDDDQQAIAAMMRAQEADATNLEVLLALGVSHTNELEQTSALKYLYGWLCHHPKYGTLAPPELANSLYYADVARLFNEAAQMSPEDADVHIVLGVLYNLSREYDKAIASFKTALKLKPNDYSLWNKLGATQANSVQSADAILAYQQALDLKPNYVRAWANMGISYANQGMYEESIRYYVRALAMNPKADNAWQYLRISLSCVSRNDMVEACDSRNLELLQKEFPL; from the exons ATGTCGATGCGTGAACTGGTTACGGGAGGAGCTGCTTGTGCCGTTCCGGGTTCTTCTTCCTCTTCCTCCAATCCTCTAGGTGCTTTCGCCAACGCTCTTATCGGTTCTTCTTCCAAGACCCAG GGGGTGTTGAAGGAGATTCCAAACGCAGCAGCTGCTTCTCCCCACGCCCAATTCTACCCCCACGCCGATGATCCCGTTGCTGCTCTTCCTGGCTCTGAGCTCGACCGCCCCTTTCTCCAATCTAATCCCCAG GGCTCCGAGTTCATCAGAGGCTTCCGCACTGCCGATGCCAATGGACTCGCAGATGCATGGGAAGAGATACAGCGTCAACCTCACTTTGACCGCGTTTACGAGGGTGCCACGCCAGCACCACCAATTCAACCCTCTCTTGATG GACCACCTCAAAGGGTGCTGTCAAGCTTTTTGCACTCCTTTGTTGACAGTAGCCGAAGTGGAATTCCTTTACACCCCACCCCACTTCCTCTGTTAGGATTGTCTCAAGGTGATAAACAGTGCATACGTGATCGTAGCAGCATAATGGCCCGACACATTTTTGCTGATAAGAGTGAAGAATTTATCAATGCTCAG GTAAATGCACTCTTGAGTTCATTGGAAATAGAAAATGATATCCATGCCAGGGGACCCATGCCTGGGAGATTTAGAGAACTGGAGGACTACTGGAATGAATCCCAAGGTGTCCTGAAGCCTGGTGCTCATGCTGCTGATGGATGGGTTACTGAATTCAGCCAAAATAGACCACACCATGGTGATCTGGAAGCTTGGGCTCACTCATTTGAACAAAAGCATGGTGCTGGTGGTTGGGCCTCTGAATTTGAGCAG GAACAAGCTCAGTTAACATCTGTAGATCAAATGAGAGGGGGAAATATAGAAAGTTTGGCTGCAATTCAGCAGACTAGGATGCTTGCACATACACTCTCTCAAAACAGTGATCCTAAATTTCAG AATTCAAAATTTCTTCAATTTGTATCGAAGATGAGTCGTGGTGAACTTATCATTGACGATAATCAGGTCAAACCAGCATCAGAGAACTGGGCAACAGAATATCAGCAACAGTACAATGGAGGTGCTTCTTGGGCTGATGAATTTGTTCATGATGAG GTTTTCCGTGGACCTGACCATTGGGCCAATGAATTTGGTGCTGAAAGATTGCAACAAGAGTCTGTTGATGATCAATGGGTCAATGAATTCTCAAAGTTGCATGTTGATGACTGGGCAGAAGAATTTGGTCGTCAAGTTGGTGAGGGGGCTTTGGGAGATAGTTCGTCTGATAACTGGGCAAATTCATATGATGA GTTCCTTAACGAGCAATTAGCTGCTAAGCAGCGGTCGGACGCTTCAAGGGGTGTTTATGTATTTTCTGATATGAATCCATATGTTGGTCATCAAAATCCTTTAAAAGAAGGTCAAGAGCTATTCAGGAAAGGGCTTTTGAGTGAAGCAGTGCTTGCCCTAGAGGCTGAAGTTATGAAAAACCCTGAGAATGCTGAAGGTTGGAGATTGCTAGGAATAACCCATGCTGAAAATGATGATGACCAACAG GCTATTGCAGCAATGATGCGTGCTCAGGAGGCCGATGCTACCAATCTGGAAGTACTTCTTGCTCTTGGTGTGAGTCATACAAATG AATTGGAACAGACTTCTGCTTTAAAGTATCTATATGGATGGTTATGTCATCACCCAAAGTATGGTACTCTTGCGCCGCCGGAGCTTGCTAATTCTTTGTATTATGCTGAT GTTGCTAGATTATTCAATGAAGCTGCTCAGATGTCTCCTGAGGATGCTGATGTACACATTGTCCTCGGTGTTCTGTATAATTTGTCGAGAGAATATGATAAGGCCATTGCATCTTTCAAAACTGCTTTGAAACTTAAACCTAATGATTATTCTCTTTGGAACAAGCTTGGTGCAACACAAGCCAACAGTGTGCAGAGTGCTGATGCAATATTAGCTTATCAACAG GCACTAGATTTGAAGCCAAACTATGTGCGTGCTTGGGCAAACATGGGTATCAGTTACGCCAACCAG GGTATGTATGAGGAGTCGATCCGATATTATGTTCGAGCACTGGCAATGAATCCCAAGGCTGATAATGCATGGCAATATCTAAGAATATCTTTAAG CTGTGTCTCGCGGAATGATATGGTGGAAGCTTGTGATTCCAGGAATCTTGAGCTTTTACAGAAGGAGTTTCCTCTATGA
- the LOC108487092 gene encoding pentatricopeptide repeat-containing protein At4g39530, producing MRNNYCYLLKIHLKNNQKSTNKQAFNLSTIALDLLPSKDPYLFPPDPQLKRCLFANLLRKLPSYPTPIAHYKRIQAQIVVSGFQSDTFLINILLNLYSRYDKLGDASKLFDEMPKKNLVSWSTMVSMYTRHGYIEKALALFLEFRRNCCKGPNEYILASVIRACMQMGDGGKLGVQIHDFVFKCGFDQDVYVGTCLVDFYMKSGCIDEARLVFDGLKGKNAVTWTIMITGYMKSGKAEVALQLFRQRKATDVMPDRYVLSSVLSACSVLNFIQGGKQVHCHVLRRGDEMDVSVINVLIDFYCKCGKVKAARRLFDEMTARNVISWTTMIAGYMQNSFNREAMNLFSEMTRLGWKADAFACTSVLTSCGSLNGLDQGRQVHAYTIKDNLESDDFVANALIDMYAKCSSLIDARRAFDIMGDQNVVSYNAMIEGYSSLERLSEALELFHNMRRQSLQPSLLTFVSLLGVSAALCTIELSRQIHTLIIRFGVSLDLFVRSSLIDVYSKCSHVKEARLLFEEMKEKDIVVWNALFFGYTQQLENEETLKLFSKLQLSRQKPNEFTFAALMTASSNLASLQHGQQFHTQLIKHGLDSDPFVTNAIIDMYAKCGSFEDACKTFNTTTWRDIVCWNSMISTYAHHGEAEGALQIFKRMLKEGMKPNYVTFVGLLSACVHAGFVELGLQHFESMPTFGVEPGIEHYACVVSLLGHAGKLYEAKALIESVPIKPAAVLWRTLLSSCRIVGNVELGRYAAERAISIDPMDSGSYTLLSNIFASKGMWADVKRVREKMDLEGVLKEPGCSWIEVNNENNVFIARDRTHHDSGLIYLVLDNLIMHIKGAGYVPDIAIPVDD from the coding sequence ATGAGAAACAATTACTGCTACCTGTTAAAAATACATCTCAAAAACAATCAGAAATCGACTAATAAACAAGCCTTTAATTTATCCACAATAGCCTTAGATCTTCTTCCTTCAAAAGACCCATATCTTTTCCCTCCAGATCCCCAACTCAAAAGGTGCCTATTCGCTAACCTCCTTCGGAAACTGCCTTCCTACCCCACTCCCATTGCACACTACAAAAGAATCCAGGCGCAAATTGTTGTGTCCGGTTTTCAGTCTGACACTTTTCTGATAAACATTCTCTTGAATCTTTACTCTAGGTATGATAAGTTAGGTGACGCGAGTAAACTGTTCGATGAAATGCCTAAAAAAAACTTGGTTTCTTGGTCCACAATGGTTTCTATGTATACCCGACATGGGTATATTGAGAAGGCGTTGGCTTTGTTCTTGGAGTTTCGAAGAAATTGTTGTAAGGGTCCAAATGAGTATATTTTGGCTAGTGTTATTCGAGCTTGTATGCAGATGGGGGATGGAGGTAAACTGGGAGTTCAGATTCATGATTTCGTTTTCAAATGTGGTTTTGATCAAGATGTTTATGTGGGGACTTGTTTGGTTGATTTTTACATGAAAAGTGGGTGCATAGATGAAGCAAGGTTGGTTTTTGATGGTTTAAAAGGGAAAAATGCGGTGACTTGGACGATAATGATAACAGGGTACATGAAAAGCGGGAAGGCTGAGGTGGCACTACAATTGTTTAGACAAAGGAAAGCAACTGATGTGATGCCAGATCGATATGTACTGTCTAGTGTTTTGAGTGCATGTTCAGTGCTTAATTTTATTCAAGGAGGAAAGCAGGTTCACTGCCATGTTTTAAGGAGGGGAGATGAAATGGACGTTTCTGTCATTAATGTGCTAATAGATTTTTATTGTAAATGTGGTAAGGTCAAAGCTGCACGCAGGCTTTTTGATGAGATGACGGCTAGAAATGTTATTTCTTGGACTACAATGATTGCTGGCTACATGCAAAACTCATTTAACAGGGAAGCTATGAATCTGTTTTCTGAGATGACCAGATTGGGTTGGAAAGCTGATGCCTTTGCTTGCACTAGTGTTCTCACATCATGTGGTTCACTCAATGGTCTGGATCAGGGGAGACAAGTGCATGCTTATACTATCAAAGACAATCTTGAGTCTGATGATTTTGTGGCAAATGCTTTGATTGATATGTATGCAAAATGCAGTTCTCTGATTGATGCAAGAAGAGCTTTTGACATTATGGGTGATCAGAATGTAGTCTCATATAATGCGATGATTGAAGGATACTCAAGTCTAGAGAGGCTCTCTGAAGCATTGGAGCTTTTCCACAACATGAGGCGACAATCACTCCAACCAAGCCTTTTAACTTTTGTTAGCCTTCTTGGGGTGTCAGCTGCACTATGTACCATAGAACTGAGCCGGCAGATCCATACACTTATCATCAGGTTTGGGGTATCTCTGGACTTGTTTGTTAGAAGTTCTCTGATAGATGTTTATTCAAAGTGTTCACATGTTAAAGAAGCAAGACTTTTATTTGAGGAGATGAAGGAGAAAGATATTGTTGTTTGGAATGCGCTGTTTTTTGGCTATACACAACAGCTGGAAAATGAGGAGACACTGAAACTCTTCTCAAAATTACAACTATCAAGACAAAAACCTAACGAATTCACTTTTGCTGCCTTAATGACTGCTTCGAGTAACCTAGCAAGTCTCCAACATGGTCAACAGTTCCACACTCAGCTGATAAAACATGGTCTGGACTCTGATCCCTTTGTTACAAATGCTATCATTGATATGTATGCCAAATGTGGAAGCTTTGAAGATGCTTGCAAAACATTTAATACCACTACTTGGAGGGATATCGTGTGTTGGAATTCCATGATCTCAACATATGCTCATCATGGAGAAGCTGAAGGTGCCCTTCAGATATTTAAAAGAATGCTGAAAGAAGGAATGAAACCAAATTATGTGACATTTGTTGGTCTTCTCTCAGCATGTGTACATGCAGGGTTTGTTGAGCTTGGACTTCAGCACTTTGAGTCAATGCCTACATTTGGAGTTGAACCTGGGATAGAACATTATGCTTGTGTGGTCTCTCTCTTGGGCCATGCTGGTAAATTATATGAAGCAAAGGCCttaattgaatcagtgccaataaAACCAGCTGCAGTGTTATGGAGGACCTTACTTAGTTCATGTAGGATTGTTGGTAATGTCGAATTAGGGAGATATGCAGCAGAAAGGGCAATTTCAATTGACCCAATGGATAGTGGTTCATATACTCTACTTTCAAATATTTTTGCATCAAAGGGTATGTGGGCAGATGTTAAGAGGGTGAGGGAGAAAATGGACTTAGAAGGTGTACTTAAAGAACCTGGCTGTAGTTGGATTGAagttaataatgaaaataatgtcTTTATTGCAAGGGATAGAACTCATCATGATTCTGGTTTAATATATTTAGTTTTGGACAATTTGATTATGCATATTAAGGGTGCTGGATATGTGCCTGATATTGCCATTCCTGTAGATGATTGA
- the LOC108487094 gene encoding peroxisome biogenesis protein 5-like, whose product MNVLVVKTCRFLNEQLAAKQRLDASRGVYVFSGMNPYVDHQNPLKEGQEPFRKGLLSEAVLALEAEVMKNPENAEGWRLLGITHAENDDDQQAIAAMMRAQEAYPTNLEECYEPWYRI is encoded by the exons AtgaatgttttggttgtgaaaacTTGTAGGTTCCTTAATGAGCAATTAGCTGCTAAGCAGCGGTTGGACGCTTCAAGGGGTGTCTATGTATTTTCTGGTATGAATCCATATGTTGATCATCAAAATCCTTTAAAAGAAGGTCAAGAGCCATTCAGGAAAGGGCTTTTGAGTGAAGCAGTGCTTGCCCTAGAGGCTGAAGTTATGAAAAATCCTGAGAATGCTGAAGGTTGGAGATTGCTAGGAATAACCCATGCTGAAAATGATGATGACCAACAG GCTATTGCAGCAATGATGCGTGCTCAGGAGGCCTATCCTACCAACCTGGAAGAATGTTATGAGCCTTGGTATAGGATCTAG